The Sagittula sp. P11 genome window below encodes:
- the rpmG gene encoding 50S ribosomal protein L33 — protein sequence MAKPTTIKIRLNSTAGTGHFYVTKKNARTMTEKMTIRKFDPVARKHVEYKEGKIK from the coding sequence ATGGCGAAGCCGACCACGATCAAGATCCGCCTGAACTCGACCGCAGGCACCGGCCACTTCTACGTGACCAAGAAGAACGCGCGTACCATGACCGAGAAGATGACCATCCGGAAGTTCGACCCGGTTGCGCGCAAGCACGTCGAATACAAGGAAGGCAAGATCAAGTAA
- a CDS encoding alpha/beta fold hydrolase → MREAIVFLPDMLCDARLFGPQLADLSRSRAVMAAPLTEGERIEEIASALLDVLPKRCALAGQGLGGIVAIEIVRRAPDRVSRLCLMDTTPLADTPQQAAERDPLIVRARARTGKVETVFAEALRLSELAPGPWRGEISALLKEMATGLGVEVMTRQIRALQRRRDQQGTLRRIAVPTMVMCGAANRQLPVKRHEFMAELIRGATLRVIEGAAHMAVLEQPDAVADALSEWLSMPLVLR, encoded by the coding sequence ATGCGTGAGGCCATTGTCTTCCTGCCGGATATGCTGTGCGACGCCCGCCTGTTCGGACCGCAGCTTGCGGATCTGTCGCGCAGCCGCGCGGTCATGGCCGCGCCGCTGACTGAGGGCGAGCGGATCGAGGAGATCGCCTCGGCGCTGCTCGACGTGCTCCCGAAGCGCTGCGCGCTGGCGGGGCAGGGGCTGGGCGGCATCGTCGCGATCGAGATCGTCCGGCGGGCGCCGGACCGGGTGTCGCGGCTGTGCCTCATGGACACCACGCCGCTGGCCGACACGCCGCAGCAGGCGGCCGAGCGGGACCCGCTGATCGTGCGCGCGCGGGCCCGCACCGGCAAGGTCGAGACGGTCTTTGCGGAGGCGCTGCGCCTGTCGGAACTTGCCCCCGGACCGTGGCGCGGCGAGATATCGGCACTCCTGAAAGAAATGGCCACGGGCCTCGGCGTGGAGGTCATGACGCGCCAGATCCGTGCGCTCCAGCGCCGCCGCGACCAGCAAGGCACCCTGCGCCGCATCGCCGTGCCGACCATGGTCATGTGCGGCGCCGCCAACCGTCAGTTGCCGGTCAAGCGGCATGAATTCATGGCAGAGCTGATCCGCGGCGCCACCTTGCGGGTGATCGAGGGGGCCGCCCACATGGCGGTGCTGGAACAGCCCGACGCCGTGGCCGATGCCTTGTCAGAGTGGCTGTCCATGCCGCTGGTCCTGCGCTGA
- a CDS encoding transporter substrate-binding domain-containing protein has translation MFLLRSIAALVVSTCAAAAAQTCAPEDYTVKTGDTVFTIAEMRYGDPEKWTLIYYANEAALQASVFQVAPGDVLRLPCAPGTEAADATPLRRDDAELKLLTGGNFAPFTDQDWPGQGMITEIVNAAMEATPAPVTYSITWEDDWSEHLFPDLAEKTFDMGFPWYKPDCAATPGNERCANFHFSDPLVEILVLLFVREGDGFTYESDADVVGKRLCRPKGYFTHDLDRPGREWVTKGLIDLVQADSPQACFQALMDGDVDAVTVNVFLGAQTIEEMGLRGRAVPLDKPLATEGLHVIISKTHWRGTTFLYRFNAGLAALKDSDRYSQIVSRHLGVFWDQIKTQ, from the coding sequence ATGTTCCTTCTCAGGAGCATCGCCGCGCTGGTCGTGAGCACCTGCGCCGCCGCCGCTGCACAGACCTGCGCGCCGGAGGACTACACGGTGAAGACCGGCGACACGGTCTTTACCATCGCCGAGATGCGGTATGGCGATCCGGAGAAGTGGACGCTGATCTACTATGCCAACGAGGCGGCGCTGCAGGCCTCGGTCTTCCAGGTGGCGCCCGGCGACGTGCTGCGGCTGCCGTGCGCGCCGGGGACGGAGGCTGCCGATGCCACGCCGCTGCGCCGGGACGACGCGGAGCTGAAGCTGCTGACCGGCGGCAACTTCGCGCCCTTCACCGATCAGGACTGGCCGGGGCAGGGCATGATCACCGAGATCGTCAATGCCGCGATGGAGGCGACGCCCGCCCCGGTGACCTATTCCATCACGTGGGAGGACGACTGGTCCGAACACCTCTTTCCCGATCTGGCGGAAAAGACCTTCGACATGGGCTTCCCATGGTACAAGCCCGACTGCGCTGCGACGCCCGGCAACGAGCGCTGCGCGAACTTCCATTTCTCCGATCCGCTGGTGGAGATCCTCGTGCTGCTCTTCGTGCGCGAAGGGGACGGCTTCACCTATGAGAGCGACGCGGACGTCGTGGGCAAGCGGCTCTGCCGGCCGAAGGGGTATTTCACCCACGACCTCGACCGCCCAGGGCGGGAGTGGGTCACGAAAGGGCTGATCGATCTCGTGCAGGCCGACAGTCCGCAGGCCTGTTTCCAAGCGCTGATGGATGGCGACGTGGATGCGGTGACGGTCAACGTCTTCCTCGGCGCGCAGACCATCGAGGAGATGGGGCTGAGGGGCCGCGCGGTGCCGCTGGACAAGCCGCTGGCCACCGAAGGCTTGCATGTCATCATCTCGAAGACGCACTGGCGGGGGACGACCTTCCTCTATCGCTTCAACGCGGGGCTGGCGGCGCTGAAGGACAGCGATCGCTACAGCCAGATCGTGTCGCGGCACCTCGGGGTCTTCTGGGACCAGATCAAGACGCAGTGA
- a CDS encoding LysM peptidoglycan-binding domain-containing protein, whose translation MAQESCGGLYTVQRGDSLSLIADRLYKDVGQWSAIYRTNMEIIASPDAIRVGQTYRMPCINGLPAGLEGGAPVLQTAIAEPQPVRSAEEVQAQRRRSADESRKGVDVRLLAGDDFKPFTNRLQMSSGMITDIVNRAFVANDDTGAHRFYWVNDRSVHLDPMLSEGMVDLAFPWRKPDCGDATSALCADYVYSEPMFEMLVVLFTAKGSGVTYQQEADLEGLRVCAPLGHAGASRQGQSAGYLARVGARLQQPASAEDCFMRLVSGSADAVAMNEFTGRVVLKDMGLGDAIELQLSRPLAIEGLHVVAHRSNPRAAGLIAAFNDGLAKMRDSGEYLTVIDKHMSSIWAGL comes from the coding sequence ATGGCGCAGGAATCATGCGGCGGGCTCTACACCGTGCAGCGCGGCGACTCGCTGTCGCTGATCGCCGACCGGCTTTACAAGGACGTGGGCCAGTGGAGCGCGATCTACCGCACCAACATGGAGATCATCGCCAGCCCGGATGCGATCCGCGTCGGCCAGACCTACCGGATGCCCTGCATCAACGGCCTGCCCGCTGGGCTCGAAGGCGGCGCGCCGGTCCTGCAGACCGCCATCGCCGAACCCCAACCCGTCCGCTCCGCCGAAGAGGTGCAGGCCCAACGCCGGCGCAGCGCCGACGAAAGCCGCAAGGGCGTTGACGTCAGGCTGCTCGCCGGGGACGACTTCAAGCCCTTCACCAACCGTCTGCAGATGTCGTCCGGCATGATCACGGATATCGTCAACCGCGCCTTTGTCGCCAACGACGACACCGGCGCGCACAGGTTCTACTGGGTCAACGACCGCTCCGTGCACCTCGACCCGATGCTGTCCGAGGGGATGGTCGATCTGGCCTTTCCCTGGCGCAAGCCGGACTGCGGCGACGCGACCTCCGCCCTTTGCGCCGACTATGTCTATTCCGAACCGATGTTCGAGATGCTGGTCGTCCTGTTCACCGCCAAGGGGTCGGGCGTGACCTACCAGCAGGAGGCCGACCTCGAAGGCCTGCGGGTCTGCGCGCCGCTGGGGCATGCCGGTGCATCGCGGCAGGGCCAGAGTGCGGGCTACCTCGCCCGCGTCGGCGCCCGCCTGCAGCAGCCTGCGAGTGCCGAGGATTGCTTCATGCGGCTGGTGTCCGGCTCTGCCGATGCGGTGGCGATGAACGAGTTCACCGGCCGCGTGGTGCTGAAGGACATGGGGCTGGGCGACGCGATTGAGCTGCAACTGTCGCGCCCGCTGGCCATCGAGGGGCTGCACGTGGTCGCCCACCGCTCCAATCCTCGGGCCGCGGGGCTGATCGCCGCCTTTAACGACGGGCTGGCCAAGATGCGGGACAGCGGCGAGTATCTGACGGTCATCGACAAGCACATGTCGTCGATCTGGGCGGGGCTCTGA
- a CDS encoding ester cyclase — protein MMGFDSRFRDFPDYLRAAGREIWEGRTLGDGLAAFYHPAIIRRDARGVLQGTDALRASGLAEFYALPDRRLLTEDVIWSGSEKRGMLGSKRMVAVGRHIGDGPWGPASGARLRYRVMADHFAKAGRISDEWQVVDTAALLAQTGQDVKTWARARLDGPDTEEPVFCPEVDVQGPYTGRGNDDSWGLALEMVVERLMAGHLSVVPDQYDPACSLAYPGGDVRHGHAAAERFWLGLRQSFPSASFAVHHRIGQETPMLPPRAALRWSLTGRHDGWGAFGRPTGAAVHVLGISHAEFGPDGLRREWTLYDSAAVWMQILASDG, from the coding sequence ATGATGGGATTCGACAGCCGGTTCCGTGACTTTCCCGATTACCTGCGCGCTGCGGGCCGGGAAATCTGGGAAGGGCGCACGCTCGGCGACGGGCTTGCGGCGTTCTATCATCCCGCGATCATCCGCCGCGATGCGCGCGGCGTCCTGCAGGGGACGGATGCGCTCAGGGCCTCCGGCCTGGCCGAGTTCTATGCCCTGCCGGACCGCCGCCTGCTGACGGAAGACGTGATCTGGAGCGGGTCCGAGAAGCGCGGGATGCTTGGCTCGAAGCGGATGGTCGCGGTGGGCAGGCACATCGGCGACGGACCGTGGGGTCCTGCCAGCGGGGCGCGGCTGCGGTATCGCGTCATGGCGGATCACTTCGCGAAGGCCGGGCGGATCAGCGACGAATGGCAGGTGGTCGATACCGCGGCGCTGCTGGCGCAGACCGGGCAGGACGTGAAGACATGGGCGCGCGCACGGCTGGACGGCCCGGACACCGAAGAGCCGGTCTTCTGCCCGGAGGTCGATGTCCAGGGGCCCTACACCGGGCGCGGCAACGACGACAGCTGGGGGCTGGCGCTGGAGATGGTGGTGGAGCGGCTGATGGCCGGGCACCTGTCCGTGGTTCCCGACCAGTACGATCCCGCCTGTTCCCTGGCCTATCCCGGCGGAGATGTGCGCCACGGCCACGCCGCGGCGGAGCGGTTCTGGCTGGGGCTGCGGCAGTCGTTTCCCTCTGCCAGTTTCGCGGTGCATCACCGGATCGGGCAGGAGACGCCGATGCTCCCCCCGCGCGCCGCCTTGCGCTGGTCGCTGACCGGACGGCACGACGGCTGGGGCGCATTCGGTCGGCCGACCGGGGCGGCTGTGCACGTCTTGGGCATCAGCCACGCGGAATTCGGTCCGGACGGATTGCGCCGCGAATGGACGCTTTACGACAGCGCGGCAGTCTGGATGCAGATACTGGCGTCGGACGGTTGA
- a CDS encoding VOC family protein yields MEQRISLVTLGCRDMERLTAFYETLGWQRAESPEGIVVFDLIGQSIGLYPLADLARDMGVPEERLGHGAATYAYNVREKGEVAEVVDAARAAGAEILKQAHDVFWGGHIGYFADPEGHVWEVAWNPGAPLRSDGAFRWAGY; encoded by the coding sequence ATGGAACAGCGCATCAGTCTGGTGACCCTCGGGTGCCGGGACATGGAGCGGTTGACCGCTTTTTACGAGACGCTCGGCTGGCAGAGGGCGGAAAGCCCGGAGGGGATCGTGGTCTTCGACCTGATCGGCCAGTCCATCGGCCTCTATCCTCTGGCGGACCTAGCGCGGGACATGGGCGTGCCGGAAGAGCGGCTCGGACACGGCGCGGCGACCTATGCATACAATGTGCGGGAGAAGGGCGAGGTGGCGGAGGTCGTCGACGCGGCCCGCGCCGCCGGGGCAGAGATCCTGAAACAGGCGCATGACGTGTTCTGGGGCGGTCACATCGGCTATTTCGCCGACCCCGAAGGCCATGTCTGGGAAGTGGCCTGGAACCCGGGCGCGCCGCTTCGGTCGGACGGGGCCTTCCGCTGGGCAGGCTATTGA
- a CDS encoding carboxylesterase: MIWGLLAVAAAMGLWLALRPPRVPNAAFDPVLLEGGVDAYLEAAEARFTDIREGLQKQVVWAGVPGAKTDWVVVYIHGFSASLGEIRPVPERVAEGLGANLVLTRLQGHGRSGAAMGEATFAGWMEDVSEALAIAQAVGRRTLVISTSTGSTLTALTLYGRSAEGVVGTIFVAPNFRLRKRKTGLVTWPGARLWLPLLIGRERGFTPANAAHGHFWTSRYPSVALLPMGKAVRVLAARDPGLLKTPALFVFDDRDALVDHARTREMAALWGGPAEVFAVETGPDDDPGHHVIAGDTLSPGMTAPVAAKMIAWAQGLDRAS, translated from the coding sequence ATGATCTGGGGCCTGCTGGCGGTTGCGGCGGCAATGGGGCTCTGGCTCGCATTGCGACCGCCGCGCGTGCCCAATGCTGCGTTCGATCCGGTTCTGCTCGAGGGCGGCGTCGATGCCTACCTCGAGGCAGCGGAGGCGCGATTCACGGACATCCGCGAGGGCCTGCAGAAACAGGTGGTCTGGGCGGGCGTGCCCGGCGCGAAGACCGATTGGGTGGTCGTCTACATTCACGGCTTCTCCGCCTCGCTGGGCGAGATCCGCCCGGTGCCGGAACGGGTCGCGGAAGGGCTGGGCGCGAACCTCGTCCTGACCCGCCTTCAGGGCCATGGGCGAAGCGGCGCCGCCATGGGCGAGGCGACGTTCGCGGGATGGATGGAGGATGTCTCCGAGGCGCTGGCCATCGCGCAGGCGGTGGGGCGGCGGACGCTGGTGATCTCCACCTCCACCGGCAGCACGCTGACGGCGCTGACGCTCTACGGGCGTTCGGCGGAAGGTGTGGTCGGCACCATCTTCGTCGCGCCGAATTTCAGACTGCGCAAACGGAAGACCGGGCTGGTGACATGGCCGGGCGCGCGGCTTTGGCTGCCGCTGCTGATCGGGCGGGAGCGGGGATTCACCCCGGCGAACGCGGCGCATGGGCACTTCTGGACCAGCCGCTATCCGTCCGTGGCACTTCTGCCGATGGGCAAGGCCGTCCGGGTGCTGGCGGCGCGAGACCCGGGTCTGCTGAAGACGCCCGCGCTTTTTGTCTTCGACGACCGCGATGCGCTGGTCGACCATGCCCGCACGCGGGAAATGGCGGCGCTCTGGGGCGGACCGGCAGAGGTCTTCGCGGTCGAGACCGGACCCGACGACGACCCCGGACACCATGTCATCGCAGGCGATACGCTGTCGCCCGGCATGACCGCGCCCGTGGCCGCGAAAATGATCGCCTGGGCGCAGGGTCTGGACCGGGCCTCCTGA
- a CDS encoding histidine phosphatase family protein has product MRRLYYITHADVVIDPDVPVPDWGLSERGKARHVAFARRCPPVASVFCSMERKAREGAAILAEAQGLVPREVLSLAENDRSATGYLPGPEFEAMADAFFANPRDTVRGWERAIDAQYRVVATLKRLVAEAPEGDIAVVAHGGIGALFRAHLTGAGIDRSHDQPRGAGGNLLVVGTPGQGEADDGAWCLLRDWTAIDSFEAEAGA; this is encoded by the coding sequence TTGAGGCGGCTCTACTACATCACCCACGCCGATGTGGTGATCGACCCGGACGTCCCGGTGCCGGACTGGGGCCTGTCTGAACGCGGCAAGGCCCGTCACGTGGCCTTTGCCCGCCGCTGCCCGCCCGTGGCGTCGGTCTTCTGTTCGATGGAACGCAAGGCCCGAGAGGGTGCGGCGATTCTGGCTGAGGCACAGGGGCTGGTGCCCCGCGAGGTGCTGAGCCTTGCAGAGAACGATAGGTCCGCCACCGGCTACCTGCCTGGACCAGAGTTCGAGGCGATGGCCGACGCCTTCTTCGCCAACCCGCGAGACACGGTTCGCGGCTGGGAACGGGCCATCGACGCGCAGTACCGCGTGGTCGCGACCCTGAAACGGCTGGTGGCCGAAGCGCCGGAGGGCGACATCGCCGTGGTGGCCCACGGCGGGATCGGCGCGCTGTTCCGTGCGCACCTGACGGGGGCAGGGATCGACCGCTCCCACGACCAACCGCGCGGCGCCGGGGGGAATCTGCTGGTCGTCGGTACGCCGGGGCAGGGGGAGGCGGATGACGGCGCGTGGTGCCTTCTCCGGGACTGGACCGCCATCGACAGCTTCGAGGCGGAGGCCGGGGCATGA
- a CDS encoding carboxylesterase: MAEISHVTGPRGDTLAYAKTEGKGPCIVFLSGYRSDMEGTKAVHLEAWAKAQGRAFLRLDYAGHGASGGVFEDGCIGDWAADAEAVIRHAAPGPVLLVGSSMGGWIGCLLTRRLPGVTGFVGIAAAPDFTEDGFWAGFSEDERRQVMQEGQLLMPSAYEDPYVVTKKLIEDGRRNLVLRAPLPMPWPVRLLQGTEDEAVSRQTALSLLDHIEAEDLRLTFVKGADHRFSTPERLALIEAAIAEIAG; the protein is encoded by the coding sequence TTGGCAGAGATTTCCCACGTCACGGGGCCGCGCGGCGACACGCTGGCCTATGCAAAGACCGAAGGCAAAGGGCCCTGCATCGTGTTCCTGTCTGGCTACCGTTCGGACATGGAAGGCACGAAGGCCGTGCATCTCGAAGCCTGGGCAAAGGCGCAAGGGCGGGCGTTCCTGCGGCTGGACTACGCGGGCCACGGCGCCTCGGGCGGCGTGTTCGAGGATGGCTGCATCGGCGACTGGGCCGCGGACGCCGAAGCGGTGATCCGGCACGCGGCGCCGGGGCCGGTGCTGCTGGTGGGGTCGTCGATGGGGGGCTGGATCGGGTGCCTGCTGACCCGGCGCCTGCCGGGGGTCACAGGCTTCGTCGGCATCGCCGCAGCCCCGGATTTCACCGAGGACGGCTTCTGGGCTGGCTTCTCCGAGGACGAGCGGCGGCAGGTGATGCAGGAGGGGCAACTGCTGATGCCTTCCGCCTACGAGGACCCTTACGTCGTCACGAAAAAGCTGATCGAGGACGGGCGCCGCAACCTCGTCCTGCGCGCGCCGCTGCCGATGCCGTGGCCCGTGCGGCTGCTGCAGGGGACGGAGGACGAGGCCGTCTCGCGCCAGACGGCCCTGTCGCTGCTCGACCACATCGAGGCCGAGGACCTCCGCCTGACGTTTGTGAAGGGTGCCGACCACCGGTTTTCCACGCCCGAGCGCCTCGCCCTGATCGAGGCCGCCATTGCCGAGATTGCGGGTTGA
- a CDS encoding DNA-3-methyladenine glycosylase I, whose product MRTFEEILEIAAERKGGREVVLADMPEVKSADALAAIPDDRWLARMAQGIFSAGLNWKVVENKWPGIEEAFHGFDTARVAHMSEDWFDELIADTRIVRSPPKVRAIQQNAVMIREIAEKHGSFGRFVGDWPTEDFAGLLQWLQKEGSRLGGSGGAYMLRMMGRDSYILSGSVVARLSAEGVVDKAPSSKKAWAAVQEAFNTWRQESGQSLTAISRVLAQSIDG is encoded by the coding sequence ATGCGCACATTCGAAGAGATCCTTGAAATCGCGGCAGAGCGGAAGGGCGGCCGGGAGGTCGTGCTGGCCGACATGCCGGAGGTGAAGTCCGCAGACGCGCTGGCCGCGATCCCTGACGACCGCTGGCTTGCGCGCATGGCGCAGGGCATCTTCAGTGCCGGGCTGAACTGGAAGGTGGTGGAGAACAAGTGGCCGGGCATCGAGGAGGCCTTCCACGGCTTCGACACCGCCCGCGTCGCCCACATGTCGGAGGACTGGTTCGACGAGCTGATCGCCGACACGCGCATCGTCCGCAGCCCGCCGAAGGTACGGGCCATCCAGCAGAACGCGGTGATGATCCGCGAGATTGCCGAAAAGCACGGCTCTTTCGGGCGCTTCGTGGGGGACTGGCCGACGGAGGATTTCGCCGGCCTCCTGCAATGGTTGCAGAAGGAAGGATCGCGGCTGGGTGGATCAGGCGGCGCCTACATGCTGCGGATGATGGGGCGCGACAGTTACATCCTTTCCGGTTCGGTCGTGGCGCGGCTGAGTGCCGAGGGTGTGGTCGACAAGGCGCCCTCTTCGAAGAAGGCCTGGGCTGCCGTGCAGGAGGCCTTCAACACCTGGCGGCAGGAAAGCGGTCAAAGCCTGACGGCGATCTCGCGCGTGCTGGCGCAAAGCATCGACGGCTGA
- a CDS encoding MFS transporter encodes MSDSSTEVYNRLTGADDAPDREGRNGLKHMISLSMTKIADGLIDPKLVLSWLAGSLGVPAAITGAFVPIREAGALLPQIVMAGRVEAMRRRKWAWVAGSVGQGAMAALIALAALFLEGLAAGLVIAGALVVLAASRALCSVSYKDILGKTVPKTRRGAVTGVAGSAASLAVLAFAALLIFGIGQETTPVVIAIALAAVLWLGAAALFSSLEEKPSEDAGSGPAINLAPLKEDPQFRRFIATRGALTVTALAPPYFVLLGGGQGALQGLGALLLASSAASFVSSYVWGRLADRSSRWVLALSGFVAAVFMALAVGAEFAGLTETVWVVPLVLFGLMVAYHGVRQGRSTYLVDMAPKDARSSYSALANTLIGTLLLIVGALGGALAALGPQVALGGFALLSLCGGMLALGLDEVERT; translated from the coding sequence ATGAGTGACAGCAGCACCGAAGTGTACAACCGGTTGACCGGGGCCGACGACGCGCCCGACCGGGAGGGCCGCAACGGTCTGAAGCACATGATCAGCCTGAGCATGACGAAGATCGCCGATGGCCTGATCGACCCGAAACTGGTGCTGAGCTGGCTGGCGGGCAGCCTCGGAGTGCCTGCGGCGATCACCGGGGCCTTCGTGCCGATCCGCGAGGCCGGCGCGCTTTTGCCGCAGATCGTCATGGCGGGACGGGTTGAGGCGATGCGCCGCCGCAAGTGGGCCTGGGTGGCTGGATCGGTCGGGCAGGGCGCCATGGCCGCGTTGATCGCGCTGGCGGCGCTTTTCCTCGAAGGGCTGGCGGCGGGCCTCGTGATCGCGGGGGCGCTGGTGGTGCTGGCGGCCAGCCGGGCGCTCTGTTCGGTCAGTTACAAGGACATCCTCGGCAAGACTGTCCCCAAGACACGTCGCGGGGCGGTGACAGGCGTTGCGGGATCTGCGGCCTCGCTCGCGGTGCTGGCCTTCGCGGCGCTGCTGATCTTCGGCATCGGGCAGGAGACGACGCCGGTTGTGATCGCCATCGCGCTGGCCGCCGTGCTGTGGCTGGGGGCCGCGGCGCTGTTCTCCTCGCTGGAGGAGAAGCCGTCAGAGGATGCGGGATCTGGCCCGGCCATCAACCTCGCGCCACTGAAAGAGGACCCGCAGTTCCGCCGCTTCATCGCGACGCGCGGCGCGCTGACGGTGACCGCACTGGCGCCGCCGTACTTCGTTCTGCTGGGCGGCGGGCAGGGGGCCTTGCAGGGGCTGGGTGCGCTGCTTCTGGCGTCCTCTGCCGCGTCCTTCGTCTCGAGCTATGTCTGGGGGCGGCTGGCAGACCGGTCGTCGCGCTGGGTGCTGGCGCTGTCGGGCTTCGTCGCGGCGGTCTTCATGGCACTGGCAGTGGGTGCCGAGTTCGCCGGGCTGACGGAAACCGTCTGGGTCGTGCCGCTGGTGCTTTTCGGGCTGATGGTCGCCTATCACGGCGTGCGGCAGGGACGGTCGACCTACCTGGTCGACATGGCGCCGAAGGACGCGCGGTCATCCTATTCCGCACTGGCCAACACGCTGATCGGGACGCTGCTGCTGATCGTCGGCGCACTGGGCGGGGCGCTGGCCGCGCTCGGCCCGCAGGTCGCGCTGGGGGGCTTTGCGCTGCTGTCGCTTTGTGGCGGTATGCTGGCGCTGGGACTTGACGAGGTGGAGCGCACCTGA
- the thrS gene encoding threonine--tRNA ligase: protein MAQISLTFPDGSQRNFDKGVTPAEVAASISKSLGKKAISAQVDGAHYDLQWPIETDAAIAINTLADDGPALELIRHDLAHIMARAVQEIWPDVKVTIGPVIEHGWYYDFDRAEPFTPEDLGLIEKKMKEIINARDPVRTEVWSRADAIAHYEKTGENYKVELVNAIPDDGQPIRMYWHGDWQDLCRGPHLQNTGQVPGDAFKLMSVAGAYWRGDSKRQMLQRIYGVAFKNRDDLKKHLNMLEEAAKRDHRKLGREMDLFHMQEEAPGQVFWHPNGWTIYTTLQDYMRRKQRAGGYHEINTPQVVDRKLWEASGHWDKYQHHMFIVEVDESRDGENDDASSKNKEQTRINALKPMNCPCHVQVFNQGLKSYRDLPLRLAEFGSCARYEPSGALHGIMRVRGFTQDDAHIFCTEAQIEDECARFIEFLADIYRELGFPTFEIKFATRPEKRVGTEESWDYVENALEEAIRKTGRTYTLEPGDGAFYGPKLDFYLTDAIGRVWQCGTFQVDPNLPERLNASYIAPNGDKTRPFMLHRATLGSFERFVGILIEEHAGKLPFWLAPRQVVVASITSEADDYVQEVTEQLRKAGVRAEADIRNEKINYKVREHSVGKVPVILAIGHREVEERTVTVRRLGEKQTSVTSLTDIVSELSRSATPPDLL from the coding sequence ATGGCCCAGATTTCCCTGACTTTCCCAGATGGCTCGCAACGTAACTTCGACAAGGGCGTGACGCCTGCCGAAGTCGCGGCCTCCATTTCCAAATCCCTTGGCAAGAAGGCGATCTCCGCGCAGGTGGACGGCGCGCACTACGATCTTCAGTGGCCAATCGAGACCGACGCCGCCATCGCGATCAACACGCTGGCCGACGACGGCCCGGCGCTCGAACTGATCCGCCACGACCTCGCGCATATCATGGCGCGCGCCGTGCAGGAGATCTGGCCCGACGTGAAGGTCACCATCGGCCCCGTCATCGAACACGGCTGGTACTACGACTTCGACCGCGCCGAACCGTTCACGCCCGAGGATCTCGGCCTCATCGAGAAGAAGATGAAGGAGATCATCAACGCCCGCGACCCCGTCCGGACGGAGGTCTGGTCGCGCGCCGATGCCATCGCGCATTACGAAAAGACCGGCGAGAACTACAAGGTCGAGCTGGTCAACGCGATCCCCGACGACGGTCAGCCGATCCGCATGTACTGGCACGGCGACTGGCAGGATCTCTGCCGCGGGCCGCACCTTCAGAACACCGGGCAGGTGCCCGGCGACGCCTTCAAGCTGATGAGCGTGGCGGGGGCCTACTGGCGCGGCGACAGCAAGCGGCAGATGCTCCAGCGGATCTACGGCGTCGCGTTCAAGAACCGCGACGACCTGAAGAAGCACCTCAATATGCTGGAGGAGGCCGCAAAGCGCGACCACCGCAAGCTGGGCCGCGAGATGGACCTCTTCCACATGCAGGAAGAGGCGCCGGGCCAGGTCTTCTGGCACCCGAACGGCTGGACGATCTACACCACGCTGCAGGACTACATGCGCCGCAAGCAGCGCGCAGGCGGCTACCACGAGATCAACACGCCGCAGGTCGTCGACCGCAAGCTGTGGGAGGCCTCGGGCCACTGGGACAAGTACCAGCACCACATGTTCATCGTGGAGGTGGACGAGTCCCGCGACGGCGAGAACGACGATGCCTCCTCGAAGAACAAGGAGCAGACGCGCATCAACGCGCTGAAGCCGATGAACTGCCCGTGCCACGTGCAGGTGTTCAATCAGGGCCTCAAGTCCTACCGCGACCTGCCGCTGAGGCTGGCCGAGTTCGGCTCGTGCGCGCGGTACGAACCTTCGGGCGCGCTGCACGGGATCATGCGGGTGCGTGGCTTCACGCAGGACGACGCGCACATCTTCTGCACCGAGGCCCAGATCGAGGATGAATGCGCGCGCTTCATCGAGTTCCTGGCCGACATCTACCGCGAGCTCGGCTTCCCGACCTTCGAGATCAAGTTCGCCACGCGCCCTGAAAAGCGCGTCGGAACCGAGGAAAGCTGGGACTACGTCGAGAACGCGCTGGAAGAGGCGATCCGCAAGACCGGCCGCACCTACACGCTGGAACCCGGCGACGGCGCCTTCTACGGGCCGAAGCTGGACTTCTACCTGACCGACGCCATCGGCCGGGTCTGGCAGTGCGGCACCTTCCAGGTCGACCCCAACCTGCCCGAGCGGCTGAACGCGTCCTACATCGCCCCCAACGGCGACAAGACGCGACCCTTCATGCTGCACCGGGCAACGCTGGGCTCGTTCGAGCGTTTCGTCGGCATCCTGATCGAGGAACACGCGGGCAAGCTGCCGTTCTGGCTGGCCCCGCGTCAGGTCGTCGTCGCCTCCATCACCTCGGAGGCGGACGATTACGTGCAGGAAGTGACGGAGCAGCTGCGGAAGGCGGGTGTGCGTGCGGAGGCCGACA